Genomic window (Apis cerana isolate GH-2021 linkage group LG1, AcerK_1.0, whole genome shotgun sequence):
CGGACAAGGTACTATGTTTTCGATTGCTTTCTCTTTTCGAAGCTAGATAGATTATATTCGATGACAAAGCAAGTCACGAAGAGAtcgtaattcatattttattcgtcATTGTAGGAACAAGCGGTTCTGGAACGACAATAAGTGAAGGTGCGACGGAAGATGATTTAAAACATCCTCCACACATTCATTCCCTCGATGTGGAGTGCAGTAAGACTATGATGACTATCAACATCGAGTTCAATCGCGCTTTCGATGgtgttatttattcgaaagtaAATAAGGAATATGATATTTTGGATTGTCATGTATTCATCtttatcattcattttatacTCATCCTTTATATATTCGTAGGGATTTTATACGAATCCAGAATGTAGATATGTCGAACAAAATTCTGGGCAAACGAAATATTCGTTCACAGTCAGTTTGGATTCTTGTGGTACTCAATTCATCAACGATTTCGCAGGTGAAGCTGGTCAAGCGTATCTTGAAAATGTTCTAGTTTTGCaggtaaaatttcatttcaaacttcgcataatttccataaaatttgaatcacTTAACTTTTTtgcgatatctttttttcttctctttgtttAGAACGAACCAGGAATACAAGAAGTTTGGGATACAGTGCGAAGAGTTCGTTGTCTGTGGGAAGGGAACATCAATAAGGCCTTGACGGTGAACTTCTCAGTGGATATGTTGAATCAGGAAATAGTGACGTTCAGCGGTGACACAGCAACCGCTAAATTGGATATACAAGTGGGACGAGGACCATTCGCGCCTACTGCCGATGGACTCGTTAAAATCGGAGAAACCATGACTTTAGTTGTATCTGTAGAAGGAGATCCTGGCTTCGATCTTCaggtaacaatatttttttatattaattttaattcacttttaattttgtcttcatttttccttattaaaaataaataataaataaatataaaaatataaaaataaataaaagaataaatatacacatagctttttttaatgaaaatctgCAAATTTCAAGGTACACGATTGTATTGCTCGCGACGAATCTTCGACCAATACGCTACAGTTAACGGACGAAAGAGGTTGTATATTGAAACCGAAATTATTCGGTGCGTTCCAAAAGACAAATGATACCGGAAATACAGGAGCATCGATTATTGCTTATGCTTACTTCCAAGCTTTCAAATTCCCCGATGTGATGGATCTATTCATCGAATGCAACGTGGAACTGTGTAAAACCGATTGCGAGCCTTGTCCAGAAATAAATCAGGTATTCCTgtgatattcaattatatttagttatataaagtattataaaatttttttaattttttattataattaattactttaatgaATCGAATtagtttattgtaaaaaaaacattgtatTTATAACCTTTCCAGCAAATTGAACCGGGTAGACGGCGACGTTCCATAATGTATACACCATCGAATACGACATCTAACGGTACAGCTGTGTTACTATCTGATTCCATACGTATCGGTCGTGGTTTTAGAGTAATCATGGTGGACGACTTAAGCAAAGCTAGCAATCAAGTTTTGGAACAACTTGAAGAAACTGCTATCGAAGAAGTAGCGAGAAATTCAATTAACGTTTGCATGACACACAGTGGTTTTTACACCGCtatatcattctttttaaCTACTATTCTTGTGACTACCATCAGTGCAGTTACGCTTTACGTCAAGTTACAACGAGTATACGGATCGAAAGCcatttattcgtaaaaatttggTCTCGAGAATGATCATAGGTGATAGACAAATGTTACGGTGATAattgatcatttttcattataagctcagatttttattcgtgtttatatttcgtattacGTTTCATTTTGATTCCTCGATAATCGAGCGAGTAACAACGAATTGTAAAAATAGGAAACGATacgaaagatatgaaaaatattttaggatCGTAATAACTTGCCATTTTAGCGACATATCGaggcatttatatattttcgttatttcatcGCAAATATCGATAACATCGTTAACTTTACAGCCATATTTCCTATACCGATGTACGTAATGTCCATCTTtcgtattttaatgaatttttttttcttttagatatGAAATGacaatagattttattattagatacttCTTATatcattcgaatatttttatctattagcAGTATTTGATAGCCGAATATACATTGCGAAAAATACGATGTTTAATTAGATACTTTACTAGActgacatttttttcattagagATAATCGTTGATGAGTACAAGTTTCACAAGATTAAGAATAAAACTGTATAGGATGAAAtatgatgaataatatatatatatatatatataatatatatatatataatgtaaaatagtaaaaaattgaaataaaaaataagaaagttgcaaaattttcgttactaaaattttttaattaattacacacaaaaacatatatatgacgaagatattttactttatttttttaaaacgtaatATGTACAAATGTTCTccccttatttttctttctaatattattttacctgACATATTTAAATCCATAAATGTACGTAAAATGTATTCAGgatcattttctttaataaccaATAGATAAAATGTCCCTGTATCCGATAGAATATCGGGAATTTTAGGAAATACTCGCTCCATAACCTTTCTACCACTTTTACCACCTGCCCAagtcttaaataatatctgcctattcaaaatttcatcatcACTGGTCACCACATATGGTGGATTAAATACTATGATATCAAAAACACAATCACTACGTAAGAAACTTAATAAATCCATTTGTACAGTATCTATCTCTACCAAATTTTGCGCAGCAGTCTTTTTTGTAACTTTACacgcattaatattaatgtcaaTTGCAAGATAGTAGGATTGGCAGTATATTTTCAATGCCATTGCCAATGCTGTAATTACAATACCAGATCCACTACCTATCTCTAAACACATCACAGGTTTTGTAACTTTTAGGACCTCTAAATCAGCTTCTAAGGCATCTATCAAGAGGAAAGAATCCTCTGATGGTTCATAAACTGATTCCAAATCTTTATCCGATAATTTAACTATCGGTGTattcatgatatattaatggaaaatagattgttataagaatttttatataatttttttcttttttaaataactttagaTTAAATATCAAACTAATAAGACATATCACaattaacttatatttatcataattatgatTCATTCATGttctttagaaatattagtTTCTTGTTCTATTTCCACTtgttcttctttatttaaaatattagaggTATTTCCATATGAAGAACTGTGATCCAATAAAGCTTTCCTCTTTGCTGTATTCTTCTCCACTGcttgatgaattttatttaatcgctCTTGTGTACTTTGTAAAATGTTACTGACAATGGTAATTTTGTGTTTAGCATTAATTAGCTTTTTAACATAAGAATCAGTTTCCAATGGGCACTGCAATGCTTCACTGATTCGTTGTAATTCTTCTGTCAATGATTCAATTCTCTGCTTTAATTCTATTTGACATATCCTATGAAAATCATGAATAATCATTGACataataatgtttcaaattttatcagtgcttgattattcgaaaaagGTTTGATATCATATCGATGatgttatgaatatttatatttattcttatacataacacatataaaaaataaaaattgcataccTCGTGGCACGAATTCTTTCATCTAATTGATCCACTGTAGGTTTCAGAAGACTCATAAGACCTTCTGTCAAAGCATCTCTCGTTGgattttcacaaaaatcaTCTATTTTGTCATCGATAGACGTATTATCACTTGCTGTGTCCACGTCCATGTTTTACCATAGACAAAACACAAAATAGATGTGATATGCAATGCTTTTTCTAAGGAATTCAAGAGTCACCTAacctttttatcattttcgtaCCAAatgtaacattatatttaatgtaataaataattttaattttaataattataattgaaattaaaatctaattttaattttatgaaaattatataaaaaataaataaaaatattttataaccaaaatataaaaatctatatttttagatttgattattatcattatatgtatataatttaaataattagaaaataattcattaatcattctgtgcataatattcataatcgtttccaattttattgcgtttttaacatataaataaattataaattcttaaaatattattcttaatgtgacaatattgatttttttattcatgtaataataaataaataatcattttctaatgcaaaaaattataatttataaattataattcataatttagaagaaaaatttaatatatttaataattcttaagtaagatattattaaaaatttagaaaaatgttattatataatgaaatcaatataaaaatatataaatataaattatatatattaaatatactataaatgaaatttttatataatttttcatttttattgatataaattcttcgcttaagagaaaaaaaactataaaataaatattttttattatatagctttttcaaaaatttaataatttatatttagatgtaaattattgtttcagattaaaacaattttaaatattcaatcttatatttttttaaattcttcaataattttttaataatttttatattaaattaattataataatctatttctattatttttaattgatatttttatgaaaatttgatatacgaaaatctaaaatataatgaattatatttcaattttcgcgcGGCTGTAAATGAGAATCGTGTTTCAGCCAATCAAGAAGATGCTAAAATCTAGCGGCAACACGAATCAGTGCGCATCATATTGCGCATTTCATTAGTCTATAGTTGAAAATCATGGTGGTAAGTTTCGTTGTGCCGGCAGAAGTGTAAttacacaaaatttttattaatatgattttattaatgttatattacgattgtaattaagtttaattatatattattatactttgtttaattaatatgtgtttattttatcattattatatcagaattgaatgttttttgttacagattatcatttaattgcaACTTCGATGGCGGGATGGTTTTGAAAGTAaagcaataatttttgcatatatcataataattaaaaaaattcgacaaattttatgcaaatgtGGTAAGATTTTTgtcatttgaataaaaataattactataaattttttgtctttttatgTATGTGGAATAGGAAATAgctcgattattataattaatttatatatatattctatacatatttcatacatatattttcatacatttttttcttaaatgtgACCATCTGGACGTTCCTGCgttatcttatttttgttttgatctTATATTCAACGTCCTAAGGCTGAAaacattataattgtttttccaagaaattgacTGTTTACGTTCGTGAAACCGCTCGACACATTCGACTTGTCGAATTGTAAACATATCCCCTCTCCATTTTGTAATTCGATATATCTAAATACGTACGCCGAATATCATTTTGTTGTCGAAACTCGTACTCGTTAGACGCTCTGTATCGaatgtgaataatttattgcgcaatatatatttgatagttattcttttatattattttgttatgctattattttatattattgttgtgTTGTTAttgtgttaatattaatatttgttttatttattaaatattattatagttgataattatttgaagaataatttattctcctttttttttattcatcattttattcattcgacCATTACAATTAActcacattaatttatattatgagattttaaaataaaatttgataaaatattgctttatttttatttattaatttaattttatatacttcatatatttatttcaaagatttttttttttgttcagatAAATCGATTCCTGAGATTACTTTAGGCGGGAAAAAGCATCAATATGGACGCCATGatgacatttatattttatggagaaaagataaagttttaatttcgaaaaaaaatgtaagtacatatataattataattattatattgattatgaaaatatgaaaatgatgatagaaaagtttttgaaataatttataatttgctaaattgtttcttataaattttgtataaaaattttgcaaatattttcgaatatttataataaagtacgtattattaattttaataatgaaataatttaataatgaatatttaaaacgtaatttttttaaaaataatagtatctTTCTTAACAAACgctcgataagaaaaaagaaaggaaatgaaaatattttgttttcttttataactcTCCTTTCTccattaatgtaattttattttcagatcaTGGTGGTCTTAATGCAGTTTGTagagttaatttttatttcgcaaaagtattttttgtttttttttagagcttAATACCTTtgtgaaatgaatttaattataataattaaattcaatgctTGTTCgatgatataaatgaatgcattaataatttctaatttttatttttttattttaaatattcattttcgttagtcatatttttttcaaaaataagacGATCCTCcaccacgcgaagaggtaattattttttcattgtttttttattctatttattctattctatttttattctatgaaagatagaaacattaaaaaatttcaatttttaaattttaaatttttaatcaaaaatatcattattgttattatttttattatatatatatatatatatgatattattattatatatatatattttacattttacatattaaatatatatattttacaatatatatattttaattttgattttatttgtaaaatataatgttttactttttgtttaaaaaaatttaacgcaaatataatctaaatcaaaataatacaaaaacatttaaacaaaacaattaaatttattaaatttataatgttaaattctttttttatatgcttCTATTGAATTTACTTagttattatgttaaatttttctttggtgtttttttgtgtttaattcaattaatacttatgttaacattttttcagttattttaaattaatttttaaattaaattaatttttccttgttttatgtttcaatttcttttattttataatagttaacttctatattatatttctttttatgttttattcattattattctttattatttatgtattacaataaattcttttcttatacgTTGCAGTTTTGTtagatttacataattattatgtaaattatgcaacatgtaaaaatttaatgttaaaatacataaataataagaaaatatacaacatatttccataatataagtaacataagaaaacaatataagataaatattcactactataaaataataaaagattaaaaaagaacttaattttaaagttaaggaaatctaaaagaattaaaacataaaaaaaatatgtaacaaaaatattacttaaatatagataatacaaaagcatttaaataaaacaactaAATGTagcaaaatgttaaatttttttcttatatgcaGCTTtgttagatttaattaattaatatgtaaatttcttttttacgttttttttctaGTTCAATTgacactttttcttttttaaaattttagttcttTTTAACTTCAGATTTTtaacttcaaaattaaattcttctctaatggtttcaatccttttttattttacagtaattaatttttatgttacattttgtttttatgtttgtatatttatttattattatttatatattgaaatatataatatatattaaatttaatattttaattttaatattatatatatatatattacatattatataatataatataatttatatatatattatatatattatatatacataataatatataaataataaataaaatgagttgataataaatgaaacatataatatagaaaacatataatgtagaaattttaaaatagaattatctattttaaaataaaaagaattgaaatatagtagaagaatttaattaatctcgaacttaaaataatctaaagaactaaaaataaaaaagaattcaacaGAAATATTGCCTAAAAAAACGtttaaacaaaacaattaaatgtagcaaaatttaaattctttttttatatgttagatttaattaattaattattatgttaaatttcttttttatgttttttttttctaatttgattaacacttatgtatattaatactaaattcttttctaaagttttaattcttttagatttttaattttaaaattaaatttttctccaagtttcattcctttttcattttatgataattaatttttcttttattttctttttatgtttgtatatttattcattattatatactacaacatataatgtatcatatattacatttaatatatatatatatatatatatatatatatatatatataaaacataaaatgagttaataataaatgaaatatataataaagaagttagctattttaaaataaaaaaaattggaatatagtagaagaaattaattaatctcaaaatcaaaataattctaaaagaattaaaataaagataaaaaaagaatttaagagaaatattacCTTAGAAACAAACGtttaaacaaaacaattaaattttccaaatttacattattacattttttttacatttgttttttgtaattcaattaa
Coding sequences:
- the LOC108002970 gene encoding uncharacterized protein LOC108002970 isoform X2 — translated: MLPAIHSHLSHKPCTRSKSSGGIAREDRQRVRLPSKGFRSELQVKRMKEIITFLIAAGLAVALGQEYGGGHALFVRTSPSGDARQQSDPPGYLPPYSTQRPLERPRPFQPPSTSQPPTYTTPAPVTNYPYQRPSGQPTTPQPPFSTQKQTYLPPSKQPYVPSSYNPRPSETPSYSNVGSSAFPPYSSTSRPSTSIQTSGYSGSGGISTNYGYTSNFPATSTPSGFSTTYDYSTQRPSPTYIEPSTYRQPSAGYPSPNGYSYDQGGYPSSSGFPSSTPGGAFPPQTGGGTTRPSRPPSGPSGQGTSGSGTTISEGATEDDLKHPPHIHSLDVECSKTMMTINIEFNRAFDGVIYSKGFYTNPECRYVEQNSGQTKYSFTVSLDSCGTQFINDFAGEAGQAYLENVLVLQNEPGIQEVWDTVRRVRCLWEGNINKALTVNFSVDMLNQEIVTFSGDTATAKLDIQVGRGPFAPTADGLVKIGETMTLVVSVEGDPGFDLQVHDCIARDESSTNTLQLTDERGCILKPKLFGAFQKTNDTGNTGASIIAYAYFQAFKFPDVMDLFIECNVELCKTDCEPCPEINQQIEPGRRRRSIMYTPSNTTSNGTAVLLSDSIRIGRGFRVIMVDDLSKASNQVLEQLEETAIEEVARNSINVCMTHSGFYTAISFFLTTILVTTISAVTLYVKLQRVYGSKAIYS
- the LOC108002970 gene encoding uncharacterized protein LOC108002970 isoform X1 encodes the protein MLPAIHSHLSHKPCTRSKSSGGIAREDRQRVRLPSKGFRSELQVKRMKEIITFLIAAGLAVALGQEYGGGHALFVRTSPSGDAHSRVQRAAPVSPADVMAQNILEWIQGIYRQGARKPRQQSDPPGYLPPYSTQRPLERPRPFQPPSTSQPPTYTTPAPVTNYPYQRPSGQPTTPQPPFSTQKQTYLPPSKQPYVPSSYNPRPSETPSYSNVGSSAFPPYSSTSRPSTSIQTSGYSGSGGISTNYGYTSNFPATSTPSGFSTTYDYSTQRPSPTYIEPSTYRQPSAGYPSPNGYSYDQGGYPSSSGFPSSTPGGAFPPQTGGGTTRPSRPPSGPSGQGTSGSGTTISEGATEDDLKHPPHIHSLDVECSKTMMTINIEFNRAFDGVIYSKGFYTNPECRYVEQNSGQTKYSFTVSLDSCGTQFINDFAGEAGQAYLENVLVLQNEPGIQEVWDTVRRVRCLWEGNINKALTVNFSVDMLNQEIVTFSGDTATAKLDIQVGRGPFAPTADGLVKIGETMTLVVSVEGDPGFDLQVHDCIARDESSTNTLQLTDERGCILKPKLFGAFQKTNDTGNTGASIIAYAYFQAFKFPDVMDLFIECNVELCKTDCEPCPEINQQIEPGRRRRSIMYTPSNTTSNGTAVLLSDSIRIGRGFRVIMVDDLSKASNQVLEQLEETAIEEVARNSINVCMTHSGFYTAISFFLTTILVTTISAVTLYVKLQRVYGSKAIYS
- the LOC108002971 gene encoding methyltransferase N6AMT1, which codes for MNTPIVKLSDKDLESVYEPSEDSFLLIDALEADLEVLKVTKPVMCLEIGSGSGIVITALAMALKIYCQSYYLAIDININACKVTKKTAAQNLVEIDTVQMDLLSFLRSDCVFDIIVFNPPYVVTSDDEILNRQILFKTWAGGKSGRKVMERVFPKIPDILSDTGTFYLLVIKENDPEYILRTFMDLNMSGKIILERKIRGEHLYILRFKKIK
- the LOC108002972 gene encoding SNAPIN protein homolog, whose amino-acid sequence is MDVDTASDNTSIDDKIDDFCENPTRDALTEGLMSLLKPTVDQLDERIRATRICQIELKQRIESLTEELQRISEALQCPLETDSYVKKLINAKHKITIVSNILQSTQERLNKIHQAVEKNTAKRKALLDHSSSYGNTSNILNKEEQVEIEQETNISKEHE